The genomic stretch CAAGCTTGCCTATCGTGTAGTCAAAGGAATTTATACAGACCATAGGGATCCTTATGACTGGGGCTCCACATTGAGCTAACTAAATGCACGGAACCAACCTTACTTAAGCGTAAATGCTTTTAAGGTCGCTGAGCAATATATACATGGGACTAACCCAACACAAAAGGAGCAGCTGCCAATTGGACAACGGCTCCTTTTGTGTATTTAGCTATCGTTTTTTCGTTAGTTTAAATAAGTTACTTTTAAAAACATTTGTCAATTTTGATCTTTCCGTACTAGTAATCCGCAACCACTTGCAGATTTATGACTTCTATGACTCCGTTACGAACTCCTTTACTTTAGAGGCAAATATATCCCAGTTTGTATCATATCCTACATTAAACGACCACCCGTTAGAACGCAGCTTCTCTCCTAAATGGATGTAATCGGCACGTTGCTTATCGTTTAAACTAACATCTAAAGTTCCATCACCAACCTTGAATTCATTCAAGTAATCGTGTAATTCCCAAAGGATATCCTTGCTTATCATCATCTTTTTCCATTCCTATGTGTAATATAATTGAATCGATGGCATCATCTAGTTTTTGAGTAATAAGTGTTTCATTATTCCAGTTATTATCTAGTTGATGCTGTATAGTGCTTCAAGTTGACTTAAATCTCGGTAAATGGCTGCATTCAATAACTCATATCTTAATTCTAGTTTTCTGTTATCACGTTCTTGATTTTTATATAAGGCAACATTCCCAATAAGCGATAATGCTAAAATCACTTTAATCCACTTTGATTTCTTCATACTTCCTCCGTTTACGCTGACCCTTCCCAATCACCTTAGTTCTAATTATAACGTTTATTATAGGGAAAAGTTACAAAGACCTTTTGAAGCTATCCTGCCGGATTGCATAATAAAAAGGAGTAGTGTCCAACTGGCAATCTGATTGCTATGTGTTTAACTCTCGTTTATTCTTTATGTTAACAGTTAACTGTTTCTTGATTCACTTCATATATACTGACATTCTTTCCACTCGATCTGATTTCCCAATCGAAATGTAGCTAGATCAATCACGAGATCAAGTCTTTGTTAGGAGCATCCAGTACCTCTTCTGTTCATGCGTCCAACACCAATACAGTTCTAAGTCATCACCTATTTTCATATTGCTGTGTAAATGATTGAAAAGCTCTACTAAGCTTTTTTTGCTTGCCACATAAAAAAATCGGATTAGATTTAATCTCGTCATTAATTTCAAAGAAACTCTTCTTGGTAATCAAATGGACAGTGAAGAAAATGCGAGGATTAACTAGATAAAAAAGAAAAAAATCCGCTATATTTTTAAACAGTACTAAGAATTAGTTAATTGAAGAGAACAAAAAATCGTAAATTATCTAAAGTCTACTTAGACAAAAAAAGAGTCCTTTTTATTGCAATACAATATTTCATAATCGGAGGATGGTTTATGGAAGCACAAACCTACAAATATCCTAGGCAAAAGATAAATGGTATTTGGCTAATAATTGCTGGCTTAGCAATGTTTTTGCTTTTAATAAGATATAATGGTTATCCAAATATTTATCCTTTTATTATTGTTTACGTATTAGGTATGGTTTGGCAATTAAACTCCAAAACAAGAGAGAAGTTATCAGTTGGTTCTGGAACACGAGTACAAAAGAAATGGGCTAACTTTTCAATAATTTTATTAGCTATTTTAGTCTTTGTTTTTTGTCAATTATTTGTCGATGATTATAGAACTTGTTGGCTTTTAGTTATGTTAGGTGTAGCAATTCACTTTTTACCTTTCATTCCAGTACACGGAAAATTAATGATCTTTCTCTCGTTCACTTTGATGATCAATGCTTTTATAGGATTGATCATCAATAACATATCTCTAGACGTTTTTTTTATAATTGATGGGTTAATTAAAATTTTATTTGGTATCATTTTCATTAAATTAAGTCCTCTTAATTTTTGAACGCATAAAAAATCATCTCCTTGTTAGCTACGTATAAATATCTAGTTAAGCTAACATGCCGCTTAGCTTAATGAAAAAAGCAGCTGATCCTTTATCCAGCAGCTACTTGAGTTATTGAACTAAAATTCCTATTAGAATTACAGTAAGACGAAAGAAACTGACTATATTGATTTTTATAAACTGAATTTTATATATCATATTGAATAACAAAAGAAGCATCCGAGTTATAGTCCTTTGAATGCTTCTTACCTTGTTTCATATATTTATGTAGTACACCTAACATTAAAAACCTCTGTGACCGCTAAAGGGAACGGACTGTTCTATGTCATGCGGATAGACTGTTCTATTTTTGCCTTCTTTTTTAGCTGTATAGAGCAAGGAATCCACTTCTCTGAAAAATTGTGATTTGTCCATACCATGAACGTATCCAGAGAGTCCAATGCTGACTGTGACCCGGCGATTTTCCATTTCGAGATGATTGAGCAGGTAGATCGATTCCCGGGCACGTTCACAGATCTCGAAGGCTTGATCTAACGTTTTCTCAGGAAAGATAATGGCGAATTCTTCTCCCCCATAGCGGGCGATGATCTCGTCCGAAGTTAGCGATTGCTGCAGAATGCCGGCTACTCTTTTCAGAATGATATCTCCGACCGCATGCCCGTAAGTATCATTGATAGATTTAAAATTATCAATATCGATCACCGCCATTTGAAGGGGGATCTTGTTCGTGTCGCAATGTTCAATCAAATGATCCAGATACTCTTGAAAGGTCCTGTGGTTATATAGATCTGTCAATGCGTCCGTTTTACTTAATCGTTCCATAATGGTGTTATTAATCAGTAAGTCACGTTCCGAGCGTGAAGTCCTAACCAGTCTTTCCAGTAAGTCATTCCCTCTGTGGAGTAGTTGGATCAGGATTAAATATTCCCCAGTCAGTATATAGAACAGGGCGAACCGTTCAAATATGGTCATATGAGTCCAAATTAATGGAAACATGATATACAAAATTGCGAGCTCAGCGATCACCATCAAAAAAGCGAAGGTTAAGTATTTTTTAGTAAAGTGAAAGGCTGCGACTAACATGGGAATCATCATGACATATTGTATGCCGATCACCCTCATATTGCCGTAAATCAGAACAGCACCAATCAGGGTACCCGTTAAGATGGTAAGTAAGGGGAAAGATTTCCTATAGTACCTCTCTATTAGTTCATTCACTGTGACAAGAGTGACTTGCACGCTGGTAGGAATCATCATTTTATAAATTAAGTAATGTTGCACTCTTTCGGGTTCAAGTTTCATCTTAATAATAAGGGCAACAATCTCAGCTACGAAGGAAATCAAGACCACAATCCAATAGCCGTTTAGAATCTTTCTCTGCCATTTTCCTACATCATCAAACAGTCCTTGTTCATTTATCAACGGGTTCCCATCCAATCATCTGTGTTCTCAACATCAAATATACCATTCTTTCCTAAGTATGGTCGTTACTTTAATAAAGTTTCTTATATAACTCATATTAAAAATCATTTTCAGTTGCGAGTTAGAAGATGAGATTGTTGTTATAAAAGTTTGTTACTTACTTGAGTTACTTACTTGGTGTACGTTATATACCTCTCTGTAAAGCACATCTTTCACCTGTTCAAACTTGGATGCTGTTAATTTCTCTGGATAGCTCATAATGCGCAAAGGTAATCCGGGTATTCCTTCCCGCAGGGGCGGTTGAACATATTTATACTCACCTAAACAAAATCCAAGACGTTCATAGAATCGAACTCTTCTTCTTTGTAAGTCATCCTTAGGATCCTCGACTTCCAAGACGATTGGCAAAGTAGACTGCCGCATAAATCGGTTCATTAATTGCTTCCCTATTCCTCCTCCCCGAATCGATGGAGAAACAGCAATATTTTCTACGTATCTAAAATCTGCAAACTCCCATCCTGCAAGAAATGCAATAACTTCGCCTTGGTTATTCTCTTCTGTAAGAAGGTAATAACGCGGATCGGACAGTAATTTTCTTTGATTTTTATAATTGCGATACTCACTCTCAGGAAAAGATACTTTCATTAGGTCAAATACTTGATCGAATTTCTCTTGTTGTGTCAAAACATTTCACTCCAGCTACATGGTGTATTATGATATATCAAACTTGCATAAATCACACTACACCCTGGTATAATACGAAGGTCAAGATTTTATGAGCGAGAAATGTAGAGAGGTAGAAATGAATTGAAAGAGTATTATAAGATCAACGAGATATCAAAATTATACGGAATTGGTGCCGATTCTTTACGATATTATGAAAAGATAGGTGTGTTGGTCCCTCGTCGTGACACGAACGGATATAGACTTTATGGCCTTAAGGACATTTATAAGTTAAATATGATCCGGGATCTTCGCCAATTGGATTTTACTATGCAACAAATAAAAGATTATTTGGACCATCAAAGTATCGAAAACACTCTCCATATACTACATAAAGAAAAAGATCTAGTTAGGGAACAGTTACGCAGCCTTCAGACGAAACAAAGGATGATTCAGGAAAGAATACATGTACTAACTACAGCGATGCAAATGACAACTGGTGAATTCACGATCAAGTCATTTCCCGAACGACATTGTCTACATCTGAATACCCGTATTACGCGGGATGAAGAAATGGATTTTGCTATTAAAAAGCTGCACAAAAAGCATGAAAGCAAAATTCGTGATTTCGGTAATCAACTCTTTGGAGCCTCTGTATCGATTGAAGATCTATATAAGGGTGAGAAAGATGTATTTAACGCTGTCTTTTTTATTCTTGAGTCTGATGAACCAGAATATGATTTTGTTCTTCCTGCCGGCGAATACCTCTCGCTGTACTACCGTGGAGATTATCGTCAGAGCTCAGATAGAATAATGGATGTTTTAAATTTTGCAAAAGAAAAAGGGTACCCGATATCAGGTGACCCTTTTGAAATATATGAAATTGATAATAGAGATACAATGAATAGAGAAGAATTTTTAACAGAAATTCAGGTAAGAATTATGGTGTAAACGTTTTGCTCTCAGGTGAAAGTTCGATCTACTTGTTAGGCTCTCTGTCCGTTATAGTACCAATTTACTATAAATTAACAAAAAAAGACTGGAGAATTTCCAGCCTTTTTTTATTGAGATAATTTATTTTCAGGACAATGTCTTAAGTGCTTCAGCAGTGAAAGGAACTAAATCATCCAGTCGTCCTTCTCGAATTTTAGTCGCCCACTCAGGATCTACTAACAAGGCTCTACCGATTGCAACGAGATCAAATTCATCATTTTCTAATTTTTGAACTAGACTTTCGATCCCTACGTTACTAGCACCTTTGCCTTCTTTGAATAGTGAAATAAAATCTCCATCTAAGCCAATGGAGCCAACAGTAATCGCCTGTTTTCCTGTAATTTGTTTAACCCAACCTGCAAGGTTCAAATCGGATCCTTCGAATTCAGGTTCCCAGAATCGGCGAGTAGAGCAATGGAAGATATCCACTCCTGCTTCAACCAGCGGTGTGAGGAATTGTTTTAACTCATCAGGCGTCTTAGCTAGTTTAGCGGTGAAGTCCGATTCCTTCCACTGCGAAATACGCAGTATAATCGTAAAATCAGGGCCTACTGCATCACGGCAAGCTTTCACAACTTCCTCAGCAAAACGTGTGCGCGCAACTAGGCTGCCGCCATAGCGATCAGTACGTTCGTTTGTTTTCTCCCAGAAGAACTGATCAACCAAATAGCCATGTGCCCCATGGATTTCGATGCCGTCAAACCCGATGCGTTTTGCATTAGAAGCTGCCTCAGCAAAAGCATTCACGATCTCAACCACTTCAGATTCAGAATAATCATTAACGTTTTTTCTAGCGCCCATATGCCAGATTTGAGGAACGATTTTCCCGCCTGCTTCATGTACTTCCGAAACGACGTTTGCCCAGCCTTCTAATGCTTCCTCACCATAAATGAAAGGAACATTTTCTTGATAAGATGAATCCGCATGATCCACAATCGTACCTTCTGTCACAATTAGACCCACGTTATTCTCTGCTCTGCGGCGGTAATATGCAGCTACGTCTGGCCCAGGGATCCCATTAGGAGAAAAATTTCGCGTCATTGGTGCCATCACGATCCGATTTGCTAGTGTAAGCTTTCCTAGCGTATATGGACGAAATAAGGGTTGCACAGATTCTGTATAAGACATTTCATTAACCTCCAATTGAATAGTAATCATTAGCATTGATATGTAAAAGATAGGATAGATAAAGGTATCTAACTGTTCCCGTTATATACATGCACATGCATATAATTTAAAGGATTAGCTATAGATTGTCAAGGAACGATGAAATGACTTTCACTGAAAAATAGTTATATGCCTGTCAGGCAGAGACAACAAAAAAGAGCCGACTTCCGGGTTGGAA from Paenibacillus polygoni encodes the following:
- a CDS encoding DUF6609 family protein; this encodes MEAQTYKYPRQKINGIWLIIAGLAMFLLLIRYNGYPNIYPFIIVYVLGMVWQLNSKTREKLSVGSGTRVQKKWANFSIILLAILVFVFCQLFVDDYRTCWLLVMLGVAIHFLPFIPVHGKLMIFLSFTLMINAFIGLIINNISLDVFFIIDGLIKILFGIIFIKLSPLNF
- a CDS encoding GGDEF domain-containing protein, with the protein product MINEQGLFDDVGKWQRKILNGYWIVVLISFVAEIVALIIKMKLEPERVQHYLIYKMMIPTSVQVTLVTVNELIERYYRKSFPLLTILTGTLIGAVLIYGNMRVIGIQYVMMIPMLVAAFHFTKKYLTFAFLMVIAELAILYIMFPLIWTHMTIFERFALFYILTGEYLILIQLLHRGNDLLERLVRTSRSERDLLINNTIMERLSKTDALTDLYNHRTFQEYLDHLIEHCDTNKIPLQMAVIDIDNFKSINDTYGHAVGDIILKRVAGILQQSLTSDEIIARYGGEEFAIIFPEKTLDQAFEICERARESIYLLNHLEMENRRVTVSIGLSGYVHGMDKSQFFREVDSLLYTAKKEGKNRTVYPHDIEQSVPFSGHRGF
- a CDS encoding GNAT family N-acetyltransferase, whose translation is MTQQEKFDQVFDLMKVSFPESEYRNYKNQRKLLSDPRYYLLTEENNQGEVIAFLAGWEFADFRYVENIAVSPSIRGGGIGKQLMNRFMRQSTLPIVLEVEDPKDDLQRRRVRFYERLGFCLGEYKYVQPPLREGIPGLPLRIMSYPEKLTASKFEQVKDVLYREVYNVHQVSNSSK
- a CDS encoding MerR family transcriptional regulator is translated as MKEYYKINEISKLYGIGADSLRYYEKIGVLVPRRDTNGYRLYGLKDIYKLNMIRDLRQLDFTMQQIKDYLDHQSIENTLHILHKEKDLVREQLRSLQTKQRMIQERIHVLTTAMQMTTGEFTIKSFPERHCLHLNTRITRDEEMDFAIKKLHKKHESKIRDFGNQLFGASVSIEDLYKGEKDVFNAVFFILESDEPEYDFVLPAGEYLSLYYRGDYRQSSDRIMDVLNFAKEKGYPISGDPFEIYEIDNRDTMNREEFLTEIQVRIMV
- a CDS encoding NADH:flavin oxidoreductase; amino-acid sequence: MSYTESVQPLFRPYTLGKLTLANRIVMAPMTRNFSPNGIPGPDVAAYYRRRAENNVGLIVTEGTIVDHADSSYQENVPFIYGEEALEGWANVVSEVHEAGGKIVPQIWHMGARKNVNDYSESEVVEIVNAFAEAASNAKRIGFDGIEIHGAHGYLVDQFFWEKTNERTDRYGGSLVARTRFAEEVVKACRDAVGPDFTIILRISQWKESDFTAKLAKTPDELKQFLTPLVEAGVDIFHCSTRRFWEPEFEGSDLNLAGWVKQITGKQAITVGSIGLDGDFISLFKEGKGASNVGIESLVQKLENDEFDLVAIGRALLVDPEWATKIREGRLDDLVPFTAEALKTLS